The following proteins come from a genomic window of Edaphobacter sp. 4G125:
- a CDS encoding L,D-transpeptidase family protein has translation MKFSLRSSGTLCAVALLLSLSGCQRHRKTTSAPNTTNYSDALQSLTTSSKIPFLRWPNISDYQSAVKTFYDDRNYEIAWTRNGKPTPASHGFIQAFADAGAKGLNPEDYDSSLWEARIKALSPQKTDSIAQFDVAMTVCVMRFISDLRIGRVNPQHFNFGVDVANKKYNLAEFVSDHAVDVTDVPKLLTTVEPDSELYRRAQQALARYVDLARQQEQQGAEPLPDVSASITVGHAYPAAAQLFDRLKLEGDLDDADADTEPPKSTYTAVLSRGVKNFQHRHGFTEDGHLTSQTIAALNVPLSKRVEQLQDALERWRWLPEPYLNPRLMVNLPEFVLRGYTPDNHLDFTMKVVVGKVVDEHQTPVLARMLRYIVFRPYWNVPTDIARKELVPHLEKDPHYLETHNFEVVNTKGQPVPHYTAKQVAQGGVMVREKPGPKNSLGLVKFMFPNQYDIYLHSTPATQLFNRTRRDFSHGCVRVQHPDDLAVWLLDGQNDKDGQPWDLEKVQEAFNTGPDNHQVNLKTPVPIVIFYVTAEVEDDGEVHFFNDIYGYDEQLQQVLSKGPPYPIRPYPVAAKPKNGDTV, from the coding sequence ATGAAGTTTTCTCTTCGTTCTTCCGGTACTTTATGTGCCGTTGCTCTGCTTCTGTCTCTCTCCGGTTGCCAGCGCCATCGCAAGACCACCTCTGCGCCGAATACCACCAACTACTCCGACGCACTCCAGTCACTGACAACTTCCAGCAAGATCCCCTTTCTCCGTTGGCCGAATATCTCCGACTATCAATCTGCGGTTAAGACCTTCTATGACGACCGCAACTACGAGATCGCCTGGACGCGTAATGGCAAGCCCACTCCTGCATCTCACGGCTTCATCCAGGCCTTTGCCGATGCAGGTGCCAAGGGCCTGAACCCCGAAGACTACGACAGCTCACTCTGGGAAGCACGCATCAAGGCGCTCTCTCCGCAGAAGACCGACAGCATCGCACAGTTTGATGTCGCCATGACGGTCTGCGTTATGCGCTTCATCTCCGATCTCCGTATCGGCCGTGTCAATCCACAACACTTCAATTTCGGCGTCGACGTTGCGAATAAGAAATACAACCTTGCCGAATTCGTCTCCGATCACGCCGTCGATGTCACCGATGTTCCTAAACTTCTCACCACGGTCGAGCCGGACTCCGAGCTCTATCGTCGCGCCCAACAGGCATTGGCTCGCTACGTCGATCTCGCTCGCCAGCAGGAACAGCAGGGGGCAGAGCCTCTTCCCGATGTCTCTGCCTCGATCACCGTGGGGCATGCTTACCCTGCGGCCGCACAGCTCTTCGACCGGCTCAAACTCGAAGGCGATCTCGACGACGCGGATGCAGATACCGAACCCCCGAAGAGCACCTACACCGCAGTGCTCTCGCGTGGAGTCAAAAACTTTCAGCACCGCCACGGCTTTACCGAAGACGGTCACCTCACTTCGCAGACCATCGCCGCTCTCAACGTTCCTTTAAGCAAACGCGTCGAGCAGCTACAGGATGCACTTGAGCGCTGGCGCTGGCTTCCCGAGCCTTACCTCAATCCGCGGCTCATGGTGAACCTTCCGGAGTTCGTCCTCCGCGGATATACGCCGGATAATCATCTCGACTTCACCATGAAGGTGGTCGTGGGTAAGGTCGTCGATGAGCACCAGACGCCGGTCCTCGCGCGCATGCTGCGCTATATCGTCTTCCGTCCTTACTGGAATGTGCCTACGGATATCGCGCGCAAAGAGCTCGTCCCTCACCTTGAGAAGGACCCTCACTATCTCGAAACCCACAACTTCGAAGTCGTTAACACAAAGGGCCAACCAGTTCCCCACTACACTGCGAAGCAGGTCGCGCAGGGCGGAGTGATGGTGCGCGAAAAACCCGGTCCGAAAAACTCGCTCGGACTGGTGAAGTTCATGTTCCCCAACCAGTACGACATCTACCTGCACTCCACGCCGGCCACACAGCTCTTCAATCGCACGCGCCGCGACTTTAGCCACGGCTGTGTGCGTGTACAGCATCCTGACGATCTCGCTGTCTGGCTGCTCGACGGACAGAATGATAAGGACGGACAGCCCTGGGATCTCGAGAAGGTGCAGGAGGCTTTCAATACTGGCCCCGACAATCATCAGGTCAACCTTAAGACGCCAGTTCCCATCGTCATCTTCTACGTCACTGCCGAGGTCGAAGACGACGGTGAGGTTCACTTCTTCAACGACATCTATGGCTACGACGAACAGCTTCAGCAGGTGTTGTCGAAAGGGCCACCCTATCCCATCCGACCCTACCCTGTTGCGGCGAAACCTAAAAATGGCGACACCGTGTAG
- a CDS encoding YdeI/OmpD-associated family protein: MKAAEFFDPRVDAYINKSATFAQPILEHLRKLFHKGCPQVEEAIKWSMPFFTYKGQLFGHIAGFKQHCSFGLIGSHNRSLTKAKFEQKDGMGIVGKITSLDDLPSDKEMLQLIREAAVFVDEGGKTMARTKKAAKPVPEVPAEFAVALKKNKTAQKVFKDFSPSAQREYIEWIDEAKREETKQKRIVQAVEQIAEGKQRNWKYHNL, from the coding sequence ATGAAAGCCGCCGAATTCTTCGACCCTCGCGTCGACGCCTACATCAACAAATCCGCAACCTTTGCCCAGCCCATTCTTGAACATCTGCGCAAGCTCTTCCACAAAGGTTGCCCTCAGGTCGAAGAGGCCATCAAGTGGTCCATGCCCTTCTTTACCTACAAGGGCCAGCTCTTCGGCCACATCGCTGGATTCAAACAGCACTGCAGCTTCGGTCTGATCGGTTCGCACAATCGTTCCTTGACGAAAGCGAAGTTCGAACAGAAAGATGGCATGGGAATCGTCGGCAAGATTACAAGTCTCGACGACCTACCCTCCGACAAGGAGATGCTGCAACTCATCCGTGAGGCAGCAGTCTTTGTTGATGAAGGCGGCAAGACGATGGCTCGAACGAAAAAGGCCGCGAAGCCCGTTCCTGAAGTTCCTGCTGAATTCGCCGTCGCTCTGAAGAAGAACAAGACCGCCCAGAAGGTTTTCAAAGACTTTAGTCCCTCCGCTCAACGCGAGTACATTGAGTGGATCGACGAGGCCAAGCGTGAAGAGACCAAACAGAAGCGCATTGTCCAGGCTGTTGAGCAGATTGCAGAAGGCAAGCAACGCAACTGGAAGTACCATAATCTTTGA
- a CDS encoding GIY-YIG nuclease family protein, with product MPDLAYVYIMSSTYRVLYIGVTSEIELRILQHKNGRYPDSFTSRYKIDRLVHLERFGMIEDAIAREKQLKRWSRVKKIQLIVANNPEWKDLSEEWGKTVALYAGK from the coding sequence ATGCCGGACCTGGCTTATGTGTACATCATGTCGAGCACTTACAGAGTGCTATATATCGGCGTAACCAGCGAGATAGAGCTGCGCATTTTGCAGCATAAAAACGGCCGGTATCCTGACAGCTTCACCTCTCGATACAAAATAGACCGATTGGTTCATCTGGAGCGTTTTGGCATGATCGAAGATGCGATTGCGCGAGAGAAACAGTTGAAGAGATGGTCCCGGGTTAAGAAAATTCAGCTTATCGTTGCGAATAATCCAGAATGGAAAGATCTGAGCGAAGAGTGGGGGAAGACTGTGGCTCTGTATGCGGGAAAATGA
- a CDS encoding glycosyl hydrolase family 18 protein produces MRFKFVCLSAVLMMTLRFGMAQGTVPTFTHESGGKTYTLVGHDPAQGTTTTIPTVVVPVTLSFESKKVAGKPFAMDATSDVPRLLKSPVFSKSSFGVAGTTQYGDALLRSTFPKATNWHTLLGKPEVKPVTVTIPAGYGYVLTSKKTSSEVAVVDLEFLQKEIFKQVPKQDGKFVLAVTHNTTFYAMGDATVCCGWGTHGVDRATGNSFVLASYLHNAPTIVEDKDVQPITQQLAEFLNDPLFDPLYQHEQYDQHLSPASVPGNVVSWLRPAAMKPGDAGRCGGTRMGTTYFLLQPTDTNLKNNFPSSKPSVVSASGATYHVQNAALLQWYIGSSETLGSTFSFPDATVLSEAAKPCPTRRAGGNFPGPAKPTVEPAALKGGDNGHKLIGYWAGYGSANSTFPLRDVSPQWDYILVAFAIPDKEAPEGTMRFHPPTGMDDATFKADVKYLQGKGKKVMISLGGGGQHFTLANPARVPNFIASVTKIVEEYGFDGIDIDFESPSLSIDPGDTDFKHPTTPSIVNLIEALRKLHDHFGSKFMISLVPEGTQIPAGYPSYGGQFGSYLPITYAIKDILTFIDVQDYNTPPLQGLDGEIYQAGNVDYHAAMTELLLHGFNVGGDPNHFFPPLPANQVAVGFLVGDASESEVNQAMDFIITGKAPAGTTYKLQKPDGYPEMIGAMFWTIDGDRRGNYNFSNSVGPLLHGYPSHGK; encoded by the coding sequence ATGCGATTCAAATTCGTCTGTCTTTCGGCTGTTCTGATGATGACTCTGCGCTTCGGCATGGCGCAGGGAACGGTTCCTACCTTTACGCATGAGTCCGGTGGTAAGACCTACACGTTGGTCGGCCACGATCCGGCCCAGGGAACGACCACCACCATTCCGACGGTCGTGGTTCCGGTGACGCTCTCGTTCGAGTCGAAGAAGGTTGCTGGCAAACCCTTCGCGATGGACGCCACGAGCGACGTTCCGCGTCTGTTGAAGTCGCCGGTCTTCTCGAAGTCCTCCTTCGGCGTAGCGGGCACGACACAGTACGGCGACGCTCTGCTGCGCTCCACCTTCCCCAAGGCCACGAACTGGCACACCCTGCTGGGCAAGCCAGAGGTTAAGCCAGTGACGGTAACGATTCCCGCTGGCTACGGCTACGTGCTGACCTCGAAGAAGACCTCCTCTGAAGTTGCAGTGGTCGATTTGGAGTTTCTCCAGAAGGAGATCTTCAAGCAGGTGCCAAAGCAGGACGGAAAGTTCGTCCTGGCAGTAACGCACAACACCACCTTCTACGCGATGGGCGATGCGACGGTGTGCTGCGGGTGGGGGACGCATGGCGTCGACCGCGCAACCGGCAACTCGTTTGTGCTGGCCAGCTATCTGCACAACGCTCCTACAATCGTCGAAGACAAAGATGTTCAGCCGATCACACAGCAACTGGCAGAGTTCCTGAACGATCCGTTGTTCGATCCGCTCTATCAACATGAGCAGTACGATCAACACCTGAGCCCTGCTTCGGTCCCGGGCAATGTGGTCAGCTGGTTGCGTCCAGCGGCGATGAAGCCGGGCGATGCAGGTCGGTGCGGCGGAACGCGTATGGGCACGACATACTTCCTGCTGCAACCAACCGACACGAACCTGAAGAACAATTTCCCGTCTTCGAAGCCGTCTGTAGTCTCTGCTTCGGGAGCAACGTATCACGTGCAGAACGCCGCACTGTTGCAGTGGTACATCGGCTCTTCCGAAACCCTGGGCTCGACCTTCAGCTTTCCTGATGCAACGGTGCTGTCGGAAGCAGCGAAGCCTTGCCCGACGCGCCGTGCAGGCGGTAATTTCCCTGGGCCGGCGAAACCCACGGTAGAACCGGCAGCCCTGAAGGGCGGAGACAACGGTCACAAGCTGATCGGCTATTGGGCCGGGTACGGCAGCGCCAACTCAACGTTTCCGCTGCGCGATGTCTCGCCACAGTGGGACTACATCCTCGTCGCCTTTGCGATTCCGGACAAGGAAGCTCCTGAGGGGACAATGCGCTTCCATCCGCCGACAGGCATGGATGACGCAACCTTCAAGGCCGATGTGAAGTATCTGCAGGGCAAAGGCAAGAAGGTGATGATCTCGCTCGGCGGCGGTGGACAGCACTTCACGCTGGCGAATCCAGCACGGGTGCCGAACTTCATCGCTTCGGTCACGAAGATCGTGGAGGAGTACGGTTTCGACGGCATCGATATCGACTTCGAGAGCCCGTCACTCTCCATCGATCCAGGCGACACGGACTTCAAACATCCCACCACACCTTCGATCGTGAACCTGATTGAAGCGCTACGGAAGCTGCACGACCACTTCGGCTCGAAGTTCATGATCTCGCTGGTTCCAGAGGGAACGCAGATTCCTGCCGGCTACCCGAGCTATGGTGGGCAGTTCGGTTCGTACCTGCCAATCACGTATGCCATCAAGGACATTCTCACGTTCATCGACGTGCAGGACTACAACACACCTCCGCTGCAGGGACTCGATGGCGAGATCTACCAGGCAGGCAACGTGGACTATCACGCCGCGATGACGGAGCTGCTGCTGCACGGCTTCAACGTAGGCGGCGATCCGAACCACTTCTTCCCACCGCTGCCAGCCAATCAGGTCGCAGTCGGATTCCTGGTGGGCGACGCGAGCGAGTCGGAGGTCAACCAGGCGATGGACTTCATCATTACCGGCAAGGCCCCGGCAGGCACGACCTACAAGTTGCAGAAGCCGGACGGCTATCCGGAGATGATCGGCGCAATGTTCTGGACGATCGATGGAGACCGTCGCGGAAACTACAACTTCTCAAACTCCGTGGGTCCACTGCTGCATGGGTACCCCTCCCACGGAAAGTAG
- a CDS encoding TonB-dependent receptor has product MRISLVWLLFLFTPFAWSQASTSLGGRVTDAAGAVIPGADIKLTRTTTGLSRSGKTNNSGEYQFSLLAPGRYELTVTSQGFATQKRTGIELLVSQPATINVVLSVASVSSDVTVSADIQPMLNTTDATLGIAFTQQQIVNLPSEARNVPDLLSLQPGITFIGRTDNNTGTTSNGNNGSDSRSGAINGGRSDQSNITLDGIDVNDINNGYAFTSVLRVSQDAVGEFRVTTSNPNAQDGRSSGAQVALVTRSGSNAFHGSVYAYNRNNLFHANDFFNKQTQLNNGQPNVPLKLIRNVFGASVGGPIKQQKAFFFLNYEGRRDTQGFTSNGTTVPTDSFRQGNLKYVCADSSDARCHPEGNLMVYTLSPADLKAMDPQGIGVNSAVLDLLKTYPAANNPTVGDKLNNEGYSFSYVTKRSYNAYTGRLDWDIKGNGKHTLFWRGNMQNDTEPDGPKFPGQPGSNTLLTNSKGFAAGYTELLSNSLVNNLAFGLTRQGYSNKGLLSGPYVTLQSITSLIPTTSSNSTIAPVYNLVDNLTWTKHNHNLAFGTNIRFIETRTSSNALSYSNATGTYQYLNPAKIAGGGGPFDPGAFSLPAVSSKYWGNYNGSLMGIAGIINVGNVTYNTTKDGSTLPVGAPVARDYRWNEYEFYAQDSWKALSTLTLTFGLRYSYLQVPAETSGTQVGVCRIVNDACAPGNFSLTDYVNQSGQLAAIGQSVSGAGELGFPLNGRYNGKPDYWTPEKTNFSPRFALAFSPNPSSGVWNKILGNGQSSIRAGYSLVFDHFGAAIVDNFVNEGSFGLATTLQTSAGALKIGDAPRFTGVNNVPQSLLPAPPKIGFPGIPVQSGPTSGAIYWSQDSAVKTPYAHVVDFSISRQIHNKASLELTYVGRFAHRLLEQEDVAMPTNLAAAGTTYFAAAAEMSKMARANDANGVDVSTVQPIAYWQQLFGALNGKDIGFGPGFTATQNIYQLYQQNIYNEANALYALDMADAATEAGINPDGAYPSNRFYHDQFSALYAWRSIGNSNYNALQATYRQQVGLGLQADFNYTYSKSLDSTSQAERLGSSGGINNAQIFNTWNPNQLYGPSDFDLRHQINANYIWKLPFGRGQRFAFSVGRLTDMLIGGWQTTGIVRWTSGLPFGVNNGSNYPTNYDIQGFATQIGKIPGGRGKLQQQFANPAAVLAAFDFTLPGGSGTRNPLRGDGFFQEDAGLEKAFSLTERLKVKAGIELFNVTNSVRFDAQSVSSSIGSPNNFGNATKLLTNPRLAQFHARVEF; this is encoded by the coding sequence TTGCGAATTTCTCTCGTTTGGTTGCTCTTCCTTTTCACCCCGTTTGCCTGGTCCCAGGCAAGCACCTCCCTGGGCGGGCGCGTAACCGATGCTGCTGGCGCAGTCATTCCCGGAGCGGACATCAAACTTACCCGCACCACGACTGGATTATCTCGATCCGGGAAAACCAATAACAGCGGCGAATACCAGTTTTCACTCCTGGCTCCAGGTCGTTACGAATTGACCGTTACCTCGCAGGGGTTTGCCACACAGAAGAGAACTGGCATCGAGCTTCTGGTGAGCCAGCCCGCGACGATCAACGTCGTTTTGAGCGTGGCTTCGGTCTCGTCCGATGTAACCGTAAGCGCCGACATTCAGCCGATGTTGAACACGACGGACGCAACGCTGGGCATTGCCTTTACTCAGCAACAGATCGTCAATCTGCCGAGCGAAGCGCGAAATGTTCCCGATCTGCTGAGCCTGCAACCGGGCATCACGTTCATAGGTCGTACAGACAACAACACAGGTACGACCTCGAACGGAAACAATGGCAGCGACTCTCGAAGCGGAGCAATCAATGGTGGGCGCTCAGATCAATCCAACATTACTCTCGACGGCATTGACGTCAACGACATCAACAATGGCTATGCGTTTACCAGTGTGTTGCGCGTATCGCAGGATGCGGTCGGCGAGTTCCGCGTCACGACCAGCAATCCGAATGCGCAGGATGGCCGCTCCTCTGGCGCTCAGGTCGCACTCGTAACCCGCAGCGGAAGCAACGCCTTTCACGGTTCGGTCTATGCCTACAACCGCAACAACCTCTTTCACGCAAATGACTTCTTCAACAAGCAAACGCAGCTGAACAATGGACAACCCAATGTTCCTCTAAAGTTGATCCGCAACGTTTTTGGTGCCTCTGTTGGCGGTCCGATCAAGCAACAGAAAGCATTCTTCTTCCTGAACTATGAGGGTCGTCGCGATACGCAAGGCTTCACTTCGAATGGCACAACCGTTCCAACGGATAGCTTCCGCCAAGGCAACCTGAAGTACGTCTGCGCAGATAGCTCCGATGCACGTTGTCATCCGGAAGGGAACCTCATGGTCTATACCCTGTCCCCTGCCGATCTGAAAGCTATGGACCCCCAGGGGATTGGAGTCAATTCCGCAGTCCTGGATCTACTGAAGACATATCCTGCAGCAAACAACCCGACTGTAGGCGACAAGCTAAACAACGAAGGGTACAGCTTTTCGTATGTCACCAAGCGCAGCTATAACGCCTATACCGGGCGCCTCGATTGGGACATCAAAGGCAATGGAAAGCACACGCTCTTCTGGCGCGGAAACATGCAGAACGACACCGAGCCTGACGGCCCGAAGTTTCCGGGACAACCCGGCTCAAATACTCTGCTGACAAACAGCAAGGGGTTCGCCGCTGGCTATACCGAACTGCTGAGCAATAGCCTCGTGAACAATCTCGCCTTTGGTCTTACCCGCCAGGGATACAGCAATAAAGGTCTTCTGTCTGGACCCTATGTGACTTTGCAGAGTATTACTTCGCTCATCCCAACAACCTCATCCAATTCGACGATCGCTCCGGTGTATAACCTGGTCGACAATCTCACCTGGACGAAGCATAACCACAACCTGGCGTTCGGCACGAACATCCGCTTCATCGAGACGCGTACATCGAGCAACGCGCTCTCCTATTCGAATGCCACAGGGACCTATCAGTACCTGAATCCAGCAAAGATTGCTGGGGGAGGTGGCCCCTTCGATCCGGGAGCCTTTAGTCTTCCTGCTGTCTCCAGCAAATACTGGGGTAATTACAACGGCAGCCTGATGGGCATCGCAGGAATCATCAATGTAGGAAACGTTACCTACAACACAACGAAGGACGGATCGACGCTTCCCGTAGGCGCTCCCGTCGCTCGCGACTACCGCTGGAACGAGTATGAGTTTTATGCGCAGGACAGCTGGAAGGCGCTCAGCACCCTGACACTGACCTTTGGATTGAGGTACTCCTATCTGCAGGTCCCCGCCGAGACCTCCGGAACGCAAGTCGGCGTATGCCGGATCGTGAATGACGCCTGCGCACCAGGGAATTTTTCATTGACCGATTATGTCAATCAGAGCGGTCAACTGGCTGCCATCGGGCAGTCCGTCAGCGGAGCCGGAGAACTTGGCTTCCCGCTGAACGGCCGTTACAACGGAAAACCGGACTATTGGACGCCAGAGAAAACAAACTTCAGTCCACGGTTCGCGCTCGCCTTTTCTCCGAATCCTTCGTCAGGAGTCTGGAACAAGATTCTGGGGAACGGACAGAGCAGCATCCGCGCAGGATATTCGCTAGTGTTCGACCACTTCGGTGCGGCAATTGTGGACAACTTCGTCAACGAGGGATCGTTCGGCCTTGCGACAACACTGCAAACCAGCGCCGGCGCTTTAAAGATTGGAGATGCGCCACGATTCACCGGGGTCAACAACGTTCCCCAAAGCCTGCTGCCAGCTCCGCCGAAGATCGGTTTCCCTGGCATTCCCGTACAAAGCGGCCCTACCAGCGGAGCGATCTATTGGTCGCAGGACTCCGCAGTCAAGACTCCCTATGCTCATGTCGTAGACTTTTCAATCTCGCGACAGATTCATAACAAAGCTTCACTGGAACTAACGTACGTTGGACGCTTCGCTCATCGCCTGCTGGAGCAGGAAGATGTAGCCATGCCGACGAACCTGGCAGCCGCGGGAACCACTTACTTTGCGGCAGCAGCCGAGATGTCGAAGATGGCGCGCGCTAACGACGCCAACGGAGTGGATGTCTCGACGGTTCAACCCATCGCTTACTGGCAACAACTGTTCGGTGCGCTGAATGGGAAGGACATCGGGTTTGGTCCCGGCTTTACGGCCACACAAAACATCTACCAGCTCTATCAGCAGAACATCTACAACGAAGCCAACGCACTCTATGCCCTGGATATGGCGGATGCGGCAACTGAAGCCGGAATCAATCCGGACGGGGCGTATCCGTCGAACCGTTTCTACCACGATCAATTCTCAGCGCTCTACGCGTGGAGATCGATTGGCAATTCGAACTATAACGCTCTGCAGGCAACGTATCGGCAGCAGGTCGGATTGGGTTTACAGGCTGATTTTAACTACACCTACTCCAAATCGCTGGACTCAACCTCACAAGCGGAGAGGCTTGGATCGTCGGGAGGCATCAATAATGCTCAGATCTTCAACACATGGAACCCGAACCAGCTCTATGGGCCCTCGGACTTCGATCTAAGGCATCAAATCAATGCCAACTACATTTGGAAATTACCGTTTGGCCGAGGACAGCGGTTTGCTTTCTCGGTCGGCCGGCTTACCGATATGCTGATCGGCGGCTGGCAGACAACAGGAATCGTTCGCTGGACCAGTGGACTTCCCTTCGGCGTCAACAACGGAAGCAACTATCCGACAAACTACGATATCCAGGGCTTTGCGACACAGATCGGAAAAATCCCCGGCGGGCGCGGAAAGCTGCAACAGCAGTTTGCCAATCCTGCAGCGGTCCTCGCAGCATTTGATTTCACTCTGCCGGGAGGCTCCGGAACCAGAAATCCGCTTCGTGGCGATGGATTCTTCCAGGAGGACGCCGGTTTGGAGAAGGCGTTTTCCTTGACTGAACGTTTGAAGGTCAAGGCTGGAATTGAACTGTTCAACGTTACAAATAGCGTGCGTTTTGACGCGCAATCCGTTTCCTCCAGTATTGGTAGCCCAAATAACTTTGGAAATGCGACCAAGCTGTTAACCAATCCTCGTCTGGCACAGTTCCACGCCAGGGTCGAGTTCTAA
- a CDS encoding LysR family transcriptional regulator, which produces MTSLPSIACLQSFESVARHGSVSRASIELNLTQSAVSRQIHQLEQLLDVALFERVRQRMVITDAGKLYLKDVIRVLIDLKGSTSRIMACGGSASLLNLAVLPTFGTRWLVPRLPGFLRQHPDVTVNFSARSEQFDFDVEPFDAAIHYGSTNWPGTVAYHLMDEDTVPVCSPTFETAQRIKKPADLARTVLLHQSTRTEAWAEWFKIMGIENSHPLRGPRFEQFGMIAQAAICGLGVALLPKLLIEEELASGKLIPLFAHPLRSANSYYVVLPEAKASSPLAAAFVQWIIQEVKVVDSTVMQKNHKRLKKY; this is translated from the coding sequence ATGACCTCGCTTCCATCGATTGCCTGCCTGCAGTCTTTTGAGAGTGTGGCGAGACATGGGAGTGTCTCTCGCGCATCGATCGAGTTAAACCTCACGCAGAGCGCCGTGAGCCGTCAGATCCACCAGCTCGAACAATTGTTAGATGTTGCGTTGTTTGAACGAGTGCGCCAACGGATGGTCATCACCGATGCTGGAAAACTCTATCTCAAAGACGTAATCAGGGTCCTGATCGACCTGAAGGGTTCTACCAGCCGGATCATGGCGTGTGGAGGAAGTGCCAGCCTGCTCAACCTGGCCGTTCTTCCAACGTTTGGAACCCGGTGGCTAGTCCCACGACTGCCGGGTTTTCTACGACAACATCCCGACGTTACGGTAAATTTTTCGGCGCGGTCTGAGCAGTTCGATTTTGATGTTGAGCCTTTTGACGCTGCAATTCACTATGGATCGACAAATTGGCCGGGTACCGTGGCCTACCACCTTATGGATGAAGATACCGTTCCGGTTTGTAGTCCAACGTTCGAAACGGCACAGCGCATCAAGAAACCTGCCGATTTGGCTCGCACGGTTTTGCTACATCAATCCACCCGTACCGAGGCGTGGGCGGAATGGTTCAAAATCATGGGAATCGAGAATTCACATCCACTTCGAGGTCCTCGATTTGAGCAATTCGGGATGATCGCGCAAGCGGCAATCTGTGGGTTGGGAGTGGCGCTTTTGCCAAAGCTCCTCATCGAAGAGGAGCTGGCTTCCGGCAAACTGATCCCCCTCTTTGCACACCCCCTTCGGAGTGCAAACTCTTATTACGTAGTGCTGCCCGAGGCGAAGGCCTCCTCACCCCTTGCAGCAGCCTTCGTTCAGTGGATTATCCAGGAAGTAAAGGTCGTCGATTCGACGGTTATGCAAAAAAATCATAAACGATTAAAAAAATACTGA
- a CDS encoding DUF1338 domain-containing protein: MMQPVHGGTLQTILDRSIGSERTARLFQVLVIDLALMEDSAQRASRAILAQALNMLLFEDLLERVPAAKTYVEHCLSHGKTVMHDHGAVRTIAMSGMGDLPAGEESIARILRPLGYALNGVYPLERLRMTGRSYAQVDFPEEIAQFFISELHPERFSAEFQAALKHIVTTSTNPLTPEAKGLLEELESSHSLNVDQAVVLLPVLVSCFGRQHKEVTLADYEILLAESAEAAWISTEGNAFNHATDRVEDVDQLASEQKALGQPMKAVVETSQSGRVRQTAFRAAQVSRTFRMSDGSPLEKEVPGSFLEFITRLPLPEEGAGKRRLDLSFDSSNAQAIFKMTSAAKS; the protein is encoded by the coding sequence ATGATGCAACCTGTGCATGGCGGAACTTTACAAACGATTCTTGATCGATCCATTGGCTCTGAACGGACAGCGCGACTATTTCAAGTTCTCGTGATTGATCTCGCGCTCATGGAGGATTCAGCACAGCGAGCTTCAAGAGCAATTCTTGCGCAGGCTCTGAATATGCTCCTCTTCGAGGACCTATTGGAACGCGTTCCTGCAGCCAAAACCTATGTGGAGCACTGCCTTAGTCACGGCAAAACCGTTATGCACGATCACGGAGCGGTTCGTACGATCGCCATGTCAGGTATGGGAGATCTTCCTGCAGGAGAAGAGTCGATCGCCCGGATCCTGCGCCCACTTGGTTATGCTCTTAACGGGGTTTATCCATTAGAACGGTTGCGCATGACAGGACGTTCCTATGCTCAGGTCGACTTTCCGGAAGAGATTGCTCAGTTTTTCATCAGCGAACTTCATCCCGAACGCTTTTCTGCGGAGTTTCAGGCTGCTCTGAAACACATTGTGACGACATCAACCAATCCGCTGACTCCTGAAGCGAAGGGCCTTTTAGAAGAGCTGGAATCTTCGCACTCATTGAACGTAGATCAGGCTGTCGTACTTCTGCCCGTGCTCGTCTCCTGCTTCGGACGTCAGCATAAGGAAGTTACGCTTGCTGACTATGAAATACTCCTGGCGGAATCGGCTGAGGCGGCATGGATCTCAACCGAGGGGAATGCATTCAATCATGCTACAGATCGCGTTGAAGATGTCGATCAGTTGGCGTCCGAACAGAAGGCTTTAGGACAACCGATGAAGGCTGTCGTTGAAACCTCGCAATCTGGCCGAGTGCGCCAGACGGCATTCCGTGCAGCACAGGTATCCAGAACATTTCGGATGTCCGACGGAAGCCCCCTGGAGAAGGAGGTTCCCGGATCTTTTCTTGAATTTATTACTCGTCTTCCACTTCCTGAAGAAGGCGCAGGGAAAAGGCGGTTAGACTTGAGCTTCGATAGTTCCAATGCACAGGCTATTTTCAAGATGACTTCGGCTGCAAAGTCATAA